From the Takifugu flavidus isolate HTHZ2018 chromosome 12, ASM371156v2, whole genome shotgun sequence genome, one window contains:
- the hepacama gene encoding hepatic and glial cell adhesion molecule a isoform X2, whose product MKVERKTSCTGDSFIDISSQLAISGLLFLLFFTGEVSGVNVTSQAQVVRGTVGREALLSVSYSSSSADKPVIKWQMKRPREKPITVVQSIGTDIIGNLRPEYRDRIFVFGNGSLLLHNLQLSDEGAYEVEISITDDTFTGESHVELTVDVPVSKPYIQMMASSVLEYNEHFHLHCSHDNGTKPVYGWLKGGKVLTNDSRLQLSHDQKVLTILRVLMSDDDVYACTVNNPISSTRSVPVKLTVYRRSSLYIILSTGGIFLLITLVTVCACWKPSKKKHRPVPQRAPVYMEQVDVVPKPSTLGRRSPMPLYVLNEEDTLEHLEECSSTAVSQSEHNIPAACAPSLLPRGAERPVWSAPRRYPRSPSPLSHPLTQTFPGPLQRPIRSPARSPGSSPRSFSPISKMRPPAGSPTGQLSVEADSPDPSDQTQSPSQQ is encoded by the exons ATGAAGGTGGAGAGGAAGACCTCCTGTACAGGCGAcagttttattgacatttctTCGCAACTGGCGATCtctggcctcctcttcctccttttcttcacaG gtgaGGTTTCAGGGGTGAATGTGACCAGCCAAGCCCAAGTGGTGAGGGGCACGGTGGGCAGAGAGGCCCTTCTTTCAGTCAGCTACTCCAGCAGCAGTGCCGACAAGCCGGTGATCAAGTGGCAGATGAAGAGGCCCCGAGAGAAACCCATCACAGTGGTGCAGTCCATAGGAACGGATATAATCGGGAACCTGAGGCCAGAGTACCGTGATCGCATCTTCGTCTTCGGGAACGGCTCCCTCCTGCTGCACAACCTGCAGCTGTCGGATGAAGGGGCGTATGAGGTGGAGATCTCCATCACAGACGACACCTTCACGGGGGAGAGCCATGTTGAGCTCACCGTGGATG TCCCCGTGTCCAAGCCTTACATCCAGATGATGGCTTCATCCGTCCTGGAGTACAACGAGCACTTTCACCTGCACTGTTCCCACGACAACGGCACCAAGCCCGTCTACGGTTGGCTGAAGGGGGGCAAGGTGCTAACCAACGACTCGCGGCTGCAGCTGTCGCACGACCAGAAGGTCTTGACCATCTTGCGCGTGCTGATGTCGGACGACGACGTGTACGCCTGCACTGTGAACAaccccatcagcagcaccagaagcGTGCCCGTCAAACTCACCGTCTACA GAAGGAGCTCGCTGTATATCATCCTGTCCACCGGTGGAATATTCCTCCTGATCACCCTGGTGACAGTTTGTGCCTGTTGGAAACCATCCAA AAAGAAACATCGACCGGTCCCCCAAAGAGCTCCCGTCTACATGGAGCAAG TTGATGTGGTTCCCAAACCGTCCACCCTCGGTCGGAGAAGTCCGATGCCTCTTTACGTTCTCAATGAAGAG GACActctggaacatctggaagagTGTTCCAGCACCgctgtcagccaatcagagcacaACATCCCTGCTGCTTGTGCGCCATCTCTCCTCCCCAGAGGAGCCGAGCGTCCTGTCTGGTCAGCCCCGCGCAGGTACCCCCGCAGCCCCTCTCCGCTGTCCCACCCTCTCACGCAAACCTTCCCGGGTCCTCTCCAGCGGCCCATTCGCTCCCCCGCTCGCTCCCCTGGGTCCTCTCCACGCAGCTTCAGCCCGATAAGCAAAATGCGTCCTCCTGCTGGAAGCCCCACCGGCCAACTCAGTGTGGAGGCGGACAGTCCGGATCCCAGTGATCAGACGCAgagtccatcacaacagtga
- the hepacama gene encoding hepatic and glial cell adhesion molecule a isoform X1, with the protein MKVERKTSCTGDSFIDISSQLAISGLLFLLFFTGEVSGVNVTSQAQVVRGTVGREALLSVSYSSSSADKPVIKWQMKRPREKPITVVQSIGTDIIGNLRPEYRDRIFVFGNGSLLLHNLQLSDEGAYEVEISITDDTFTGESHVELTVDVPVSKPYIQMMASSVLEYNEHFHLHCSHDNGTKPVYGWLKGGKVLTNDSRLQLSHDQKVLTILRVLMSDDDVYACTVNNPISSTRSVPVKLTVYRRSSLYIILSTGGIFLLITLVTVCACWKPSKKKHRPVPQRAPVYMEQGENECEVDVVPKPSTLGRRSPMPLYVLNEEDTLEHLEECSSTAVSQSEHNIPAACAPSLLPRGAERPVWSAPRRYPRSPSPLSHPLTQTFPGPLQRPIRSPARSPGSSPRSFSPISKMRPPAGSPTGQLSVEADSPDPSDQTQSPSQQ; encoded by the exons ATGAAGGTGGAGAGGAAGACCTCCTGTACAGGCGAcagttttattgacatttctTCGCAACTGGCGATCtctggcctcctcttcctccttttcttcacaG gtgaGGTTTCAGGGGTGAATGTGACCAGCCAAGCCCAAGTGGTGAGGGGCACGGTGGGCAGAGAGGCCCTTCTTTCAGTCAGCTACTCCAGCAGCAGTGCCGACAAGCCGGTGATCAAGTGGCAGATGAAGAGGCCCCGAGAGAAACCCATCACAGTGGTGCAGTCCATAGGAACGGATATAATCGGGAACCTGAGGCCAGAGTACCGTGATCGCATCTTCGTCTTCGGGAACGGCTCCCTCCTGCTGCACAACCTGCAGCTGTCGGATGAAGGGGCGTATGAGGTGGAGATCTCCATCACAGACGACACCTTCACGGGGGAGAGCCATGTTGAGCTCACCGTGGATG TCCCCGTGTCCAAGCCTTACATCCAGATGATGGCTTCATCCGTCCTGGAGTACAACGAGCACTTTCACCTGCACTGTTCCCACGACAACGGCACCAAGCCCGTCTACGGTTGGCTGAAGGGGGGCAAGGTGCTAACCAACGACTCGCGGCTGCAGCTGTCGCACGACCAGAAGGTCTTGACCATCTTGCGCGTGCTGATGTCGGACGACGACGTGTACGCCTGCACTGTGAACAaccccatcagcagcaccagaagcGTGCCCGTCAAACTCACCGTCTACA GAAGGAGCTCGCTGTATATCATCCTGTCCACCGGTGGAATATTCCTCCTGATCACCCTGGTGACAGTTTGTGCCTGTTGGAAACCATCCAA AAAGAAACATCGACCGGTCCCCCAAAGAGCTCCCGTCTACATGGAGCAAGGTGAAAATGAATGTGAAG TTGATGTGGTTCCCAAACCGTCCACCCTCGGTCGGAGAAGTCCGATGCCTCTTTACGTTCTCAATGAAGAG GACActctggaacatctggaagagTGTTCCAGCACCgctgtcagccaatcagagcacaACATCCCTGCTGCTTGTGCGCCATCTCTCCTCCCCAGAGGAGCCGAGCGTCCTGTCTGGTCAGCCCCGCGCAGGTACCCCCGCAGCCCCTCTCCGCTGTCCCACCCTCTCACGCAAACCTTCCCGGGTCCTCTCCAGCGGCCCATTCGCTCCCCCGCTCGCTCCCCTGGGTCCTCTCCACGCAGCTTCAGCCCGATAAGCAAAATGCGTCCTCCTGCTGGAAGCCCCACCGGCCAACTCAGTGTGGAGGCGGACAGTCCGGATCCCAGTGATCAGACGCAgagtccatcacaacagtga
- the pde9ac gene encoding high affinity cGMP-specific 3',5'-cyclic phosphodiesterase 9A has protein sequence MGSSSSSYAPQTIYLDVDGKVQKVVFSRHCSPCDIKELLCSSSNIPRNTAIMVVDPEGALVSIDPTMPTNSPNSLYKVIPVSTGQLGDKEDIFQNVLSQVAEQFSRAFRINELKTEVTNRLAMLEKRVELEGLKVVEIEKCKNDLKKLRDEMTSRGGGRVNCPCKYNFSDDGKKVTPRRDVPNYPKYTLSQETVEALKKPTFDVWHWEHNEMLSCLEYMYHDLGLVKEFNMNPITLKRWLLAIQENYRNNPFHNFRHCFCVSQMMYGMIHLCNLQEKLTLTDMGILMTAAVCHDLDHPGYNNTYQINARTELAVRYNDISPLENHHCAVAFQILSLPECNIFANVDLEAFKQIRQGIITLILATDMARHGEILDSFKQKVDNFDFTNEEHVTCLKMVLIKCCDISNEVRPTEVAEPWVDCLLEEYFMQSDREKSEGLPVAPFMDRDKVTKPTAQIGFIKFVLIPMFETVMKLFPQIEEIMVQPLRDSRDHYEELKQIDDAMTEAQKKKTENMSLGGKKK, from the exons AtgggctccagctcctcctcctatGCTCCCCAAACCATTTACCTGGATGTGGATGGGAAAGTTCAAAAG GTGGTGTTCAGCCGGCACTGCAGCCCATGTGACATCAAAGAGCTTTTGTGTTCCTCGTCTAACATTCCCAG GAACACTGCCATCATGGTGGTGGACCCTGAAGGTGCCTTGGTCTCCATTGATCCCACCATGCCCACCAACTCTCCAAA TTCGCTCTACAAAGTCATCCCTGTGTCTACTGGTCAACTGGGAG ACAAGGAGGACATATTTCAGAACGTGTTGTCCCAGGTGGCTGAGCAGTTCAGCAG AGCATTCCGCATCAACGAGCTGAAGACGGAGGTCACCAACAGGCTGGCAATGCTGGAGAAGAGAGTAGAAT TGGAGGGACTGAAGGTGGTTGAGATTGAGAAGTGCAAGAACGACCTCAAGAAGCTCCGAGACGAGATGACCTCAAGAGGAGGGGGCAG AGTCAACTGTCCATGTAAATACAACTTCTCTGACGACGGGAAGAAGGTCACCCCGAGACGGGATGTCCCCAATTACCCAAAG TACACGCTGTCTCAGGAGACGGTCGAGGCCCTCAAGAAGCCGACATTTGACGTCTGGCACTGGGAACACAACGAG atgCTGAGCTGCCTGGAGTACATGTACCACGACTTGGGCCTGGTGAAGGAGTTCAACATGAACCCCATCACGCTAAAACGCTGGCTG CTGGCGATTCAGGAGAACTATCGCAACAACCCCTTTCATAACTTCCGCCACTGCTTCTGCGTGAGCCAGATGATGTACGGCATGATTCACCTCTGCAACCTGCAG GAGAAGCTGACGCTCACGGACATGGGAATTCTAatgacagctgctgtgtgtcacGACCTGGACCACCCTGGCTACAACAACAC GTATCAAATCAATGCTCGCACCGAGCTGGCAGTGCGTTACAATGACATATCTCCCCTGGAGAACCACCACTGTGCCGTGGCCTTCCAGATCCTCTCCCTTCCCGAGTGCAACATCTTTGCAAACGTGGACCTGGAGGCGTTCAAACAGATCCGACAG GGAATTATCACCCTCATTCTGGCTACGGACATGGCCAGGCATGGAGAGATACTAGACTCCTTTAAGCAAAAAGTGGACAACTTTGACTTCACCAACGAAGAGCACGTGACATGT CTGAAGATGGTTTTGATCAAGTGCTGCGACATCTCCAACGAAGTGAGGCCCACCGAGGTGGCCGAGCCCTGGGTGGACTGCCTGCTGGAGGAGTACTTCATGCAG AGCGACAGGGAAAAGTCTGAGGGTCTCCCAGTGGCCCCATTCATGGACAGGGACAAAGTCACAAAGCCCACCGCTCAGATCGGCTTCATCAAGTTCGTCCTCATCCCCATGTTTGAGACCGTCATGAAG CTTTTCCCTCAAATTGAGGAGATCATGGTCCAACCGTTGAGAGACTCCCGAGACCACTACGAAGAACTGAAACAGATCGACGATGCCATGACCGAG gcacagaagaaaaaaactgaaaatatgTCATTAGGCGGGAAGAAGAAGTAA